Proteins from a single region of Kluyveromyces lactis strain NRRL Y-1140 chromosome C complete sequence:
- the IST1 gene encoding Ist1p (similar to uniprot|P53843 Saccharomyces cerevisiae YNL265C IST1 Putative translation initiation factor as suggested by computational analysis of large-scale protein-protein interaction data): MSIQRLRYAQEKQQALAKRSRRDVAKLLNEGKEQKAHYRVESLINDDIHIELLEILELYCELLHARVAIFNTVSNEVTLIESHVDDGINEAARAIVYAAIYIPEIKELVQIKDMLGLKFGNEFVKAIIEDKIGVPEKVLQKCSPRLPKKELVELYLKEIARTYEVPYSGLEELETEGVDANDAELTEKEPNSDKSSTNSDDSRPILAVDNDEPGDDKHPIIIKKPRQNSETLNQELKIPKAIVNDVKVSHGKSKATSKDSLDELRKRFEALKR; this comes from the coding sequence ATGAGTATCCAGAGGTTGCGTTACGCACAGGAGAAACAACAAGCACTTGCGAAGCGATCACGCCGTGATGTTGCAAAGCTGCTCAATGAGGGCAAAGAACAGAAAGCACATTACCGTGTTGAGAGTTTGATCAATGATGATATACACATTGAGCTTTTGGAGATACTTGAGCTTTATTGCGAACTACTTCATGCTAGAGTTGCGATCTTCAATACCGTTTCTAACGAGGTGACATTAATTGAGTCACATGTAGATGATGGAATCAATGAGGCAGCTAGGGCAATCGTGTATGCCGCAATCTATATCCCTGAGATCAAGGAACTAGTACAAATAAAAGATATGTTGGGGCTGAAATTCGGTAATGAGTTTGTAAAAGCCATTATTGAAGACAAGATAGGGGTTCCTGAGAAAGTGCTACAGAAATGCTCGCCAAGACTACCAAAAAAAGAGCTGGTTGAGTtatatttgaaggaaattgCAAGAACTTACGAAGTTCCTTATAGTGGCCTTGAGGAATTGGAAACTGAAGGAGTTGATGCTAATGACGCAGAACTGACGGAAAAAGAGCCAAACTCGGACAAGTCAAGTACTAACTCAGATGATAGTAGGCCGATACTTGCAGTCGATAATGATGAACCAGGAGACGACAAGCATCCAATTATCATTAAAAAACCTCGTCAAAATAGTGAAACTCTTaatcaagaattgaagatacCGAAAGCTATAGTGAATGACGTCAAAGTATCTCATGGCAAATCAAAAGCCACTTCCAAAGATAgtcttgatgaattaaGAAAACGTTTCGAAGCATTAAAAAGATAA
- the TFC4 gene encoding transcription factor TFIIIC subunit TFC4 (similar to uniprot|P33339 Saccharomyces cerevisiae YGR047C) yields MSHEHDDEEQFYEELDQYREIIERDKDGDTNDEDDNQRNSSEDEFNEDNFDLLAEFSDYGEFSDDDYDEQAFMDAIREANNFKRRKGKKSAGTKHGPVPKQRRERPLDPEVAQLLSEANEAYVRNDIQVAEQLYNKVIKADAKNFAAYKTLGDIYHLQGRFNDCCNSWFLAAHLNSTDWEFWKMVAELSAELAHVRQAIYCYTRAIRINNEEWECIYNRALLYKEIGQLGRAFDGFQKLYAYDPLDANILRELAVIYVEYNRVSEAIELYMKVFGDNVTRRNAFILASEDAIDSENESEEETEEGDEDLNLTQEELDMYPNVSVKKIAKKHRCIPFDWSSLNILAELFIKQNGELHGIKTIKKCARWIQYRETQTFWEDVYDDSEFDNRRFRNAKFQSLTEREKSKSYSLPIDIRVRLGLLRLNNKNVSEAMQQFQFLYEEKFDEIADLYFEVGVQLCKLDRYQEAIDFLAPLSQLDEYDTIELYRPLSKCFRELDQLENARDAFEKLVEFDPSDLEHKLSLAEVHHSLGNEDEFDKLLHEVVEERKKQAKETAPEAPDDTSTGKKARPRLAIAPLEEELPSEEIRSATLGTGKPLLEDHNYKKAPIKKKKTAEEIEREKKEREKKIRSNVLNKYGQLQIYKEGMEVGDATKTTLWIDTASDLIDIFSSIKNFFVKSRSKKFVGIIKRSRKFNKVIDYRIEKLSKLSQGENLMDGLPLMEEKITTSSTTELRGLTYDQWFELFMELALTIARLQSANDASSIIETASEVNVFSQHPERVKMMKFVKLAIILRLQDEQEIVENLRGLLNQFQFNRKIFQLFMFSVSEGQTSLKILSSTVQQKFFLRQLKAFDSIRFGQHVNGQASITNKVSNPERKICTYLNYIYAMLLYSSKGFMPALQYLKRIELEVGDDPMLDLIIGLSHLHRSMQRLTGNRQFQILQGLKYLYQYHEQRLKYYSDVERQEADYNIGRAYHLLGLFTPAVKYYNKVLNIYDDIKLKRHAAYNLTLIYNESENFNLSNDLMERYLSI; encoded by the coding sequence ATGTCTCATGAGCATGATGACGAGGAGCAATTCTATGAAGAATTGGATCAATATAGGGAAATAATCGAAAGAGATAAAGATGGCGACACTaatgatgaggatgataatcaaagaaacagcAGCGAGGATGAGTTCAATGAAGATAATTTTGACTTACTAGCGGAGTTTTCTGATTACGGTGAAttttctgatgatgacTACGACGAACAAGCGTTCATGGATGCTATTAGAGAAGCTAATAATTTCAAGCGACGTAAGGGGAAGAAAAGTGCTGGAACAAAACATGGACCAGTGCCAAAGCAGAGGCGGGAGAGACCATTAGACCCAGAAGTTGCTCAACTTCTATCAGAGGCTAATGAGGCATATGTTCGTAACGACATTCAAGTTGCTGAACAGTTGTATAATAAGGTAATCAAGGCGGATGCAAAGAACTTCGCCGCCTACAAAACTTTAGGTGATATTTACCATTTACAAGGAAGATTTAATGATTGTTGTAACTCGTGGTTTTTGGCAGCACATTTGAATTCAACAGACTGGGagttttggaagatggTTGCAGAACTTTCTGCAGAATTGGCACATGTGAGACAGGCAATTTACTGCTATACGAGAGCGATCCGGATAAATAATGAGGAATGGGAGTGTATATATAATCGAGCCCTCTTGTACAAAGAGATTGGGCAACTAGGACGAGCATTCGATGGGTTTCAGAAACTCTATGCTTACGACCCTCTTGATGCCAACATATTAAGGGAATTGGCTGTGATTTATGTGGAATATAATAGAGTGAGTGAAGCTATTGAATTATACATGAAAGTTTTTGGCGATAATGtgacaagaagaaatgctTTTATTCTTGCATCTGAAGACGCTATTGATTCTGAAAATGAGTCAGAAGAGGAAACTGAAGAGGGCGATGAAGATCTAAACTTAACTCAGGAAGAGTTAGATATGTACCCCAACGTGTCTGTCAAAAAAATCGCAAAAAAACACAGATGTATCCCATTCGATTGGTCGTCTTTGAATATACTTGCAGAGTTGttcatcaaacaaaatggTGAACTTCACGGaatcaaaacaataaaaaagTGTGCCAGATGGATACAATACAGAGAAACTCAGACATTTTGGGAGGATGTTTATGATGATTCGGAGTTTGACAACAGAAGGTTCAGAAATGCCAAATTTCAATCCCTTACTGAAAGGGAAAAATCCAAGAGCTACTCTTTACCGATAGATATTCGAGTCAGACTTGGGTTACTTAGACTTAATAACAAGAATGTGTCAGAGGCAATGCAGCAGTTCCAATTTTTgtatgaagaaaaatttgatgaaattgctGATCTCTATTTTGAAGTAGGGGTTCAGTTATGTAAACTTGATAGATATCAAGAGGCTATTGATTTTCTAGCTCCGCTAAGCCAGCTCGACGAATATGATACGATTGAGTTGTACAGGCCGTTGAGTAAATGCTTTAGAGAACTAGATCAGTTAGAGAATGCTAGAGATGCTTTCGAAAAATTAGTAGAATTTGATCCATCTGATCTAGAACATAAATTAAGTCTTGCTGAAGTTCATCATAGTCTCGGTAATGAGGATGAATTCGATAAGCTACTTCATgaagttgttgaagaacgTAAAAAGCAAGCAAAAGAGACTGCACCAGAGGCACCAGATGACACATCTACGGGTAAAAAGGCCCGCCCAAGATTAGCTATTGCAcctttggaagaagaattgcCTTCGGAAGAGATTAGATCTGCCACATTGGGGACTGGAAAACCATTGCTAGAGGACCACAATTATAAGAAGGCTCcaatcaagaagaagaagacagCCGAGGAAATAGAAcgtgaaaagaaagaaagggaaaagaaaatacGATCAAATGTTTTGAACAAGTATGGGCAGTTAcaaatatataaagaagGTATGGAAGTAGGTGATGCGACGAAAACAACGCTATGGATAGATACTGCGTCAGATCTTattgatatattttcaagcatcaaaaatttctttgttaaaAGTCgttcaaagaagtttgTGGGGATCATAAAACGATCAAGGAAGTTTAATAAAGTTATTGATTacagaattgaaaagctCTCTAAACTATCACAAGGTGAAAATTTGATGGATGGTCTTCCTTTGATGGAGGAAAAAATCACCACTTCCTCAACAACAGAACTAAGAGGTCTCACTTATGACCAGTGGTTCGAACTATTTATGGAATTGGCATTAACCATCGCAAGGTTACAAAGCGCGAATGATGCTTCGAGTATTATCGAAACTGCTAGTGAAGTGAATGTGTTCTCACAGCACCCAGAGAGAGTtaaaatgatgaaatttgtTAAGCTGGCAATAATATTACGACTTCAAGACGAACAAGAGATTGTCGAGAACCTTCGTGGACTCTTGAATCAGTTCCAGttcaacagaaaaatatTTCAGCTCTTCATGTTCAGCGTTTCCGAGGGCCAAACTTCTCTTAAAATTTTAAGCTCCACGGTGCAGCAGAAGTTCTTTCTTAGACAACTAAAAGCTTTCGATAGTATACGATTTGGGCAGCATGTTAATGGCCAAGCCTCAATCACAAATAAAGTGAGCAACcctgaaagaaaaatttgCACTTACTTGAATTACATATATGCGATGTTGCTATATTCAAGTAAAGGATTTATGCCTGCTTTACAATACttaaaaagaattgaattggaagTCGGTGATGATCCGATGTTGGATTTGATTATTGGACTATCTCATTTACACCGATCCATGCAAAGGTTAACAGGAAACAGACAAttccaaattcttcaagGATTAAAATATTTATACCAGTATCATGAGCAACGCCTTAAGTATTACTCTGACGTTGAAAGACAAGAGGCGGACTATAATATTGGAAGAGCCTATCATCTTTTGGGTCTCTTTACGCCAGCTGTGAAATACTATAATAAAGTCTTGAATATCTACGATGACATTAAGCTGAAACGACATGCTGCATACAATTTAACCTTGATATACAATGAAAGTGagaatttcaatttatctAATGATTTGATGGAGCGCTACCTTTCTATATAG
- the UFD1 gene encoding polyubiquitin-binding protein UFD1 (highly similar to uniprot|P53044 Saccharomyces cerevisiae YGR048W UFD1 Protein that interacts with Cdc48p and Npl4p involved in recognition of polyubiquitinated proteins and their presentation to the 26S proteasome for degradation involved in transporting proteins from the ER to the cytosol) — MFSGFSGYGNAYANIPQRLEEFFRCYPIAMMNDNIRKDDANYGGKIFLPPSALNKLTLLNVRYPMLFELKSQESGKVTHGGVLEFIAEEGRVYLPQWMMETLEIQPGSVLQICSTDVPLGQFVKLEPQSVDFLDISDPKAVLERVLRNFSTLTIDDIIEISYNNKVYRIRILEVKPESSSKSICVIETDLVTDFAPPVGYVEPDYKSQKKQTPSFDPSIKGLGSMSKRINYAEILDPTDKDKSFHGEGQKLSGKAIKPKEDDIKEISVSLDGNPAPLNLPEGQLFFGFPYVPPKSDDGEDNEIASSKVFQGEGKSLRQSAKRKDKGSHQGSKTKAPKSPEVIEID; from the coding sequence ATGTTTTCAGGATTTAGCGGTTATGGGAACGCCTATGCAAACATTCCTCAGAGGCTTGAAGAGTTCTTTAGATGTTATCCAATTGCTATGATGAATGACAATATCCGCAAGGATGATGCTAATTACGGAGGCAAGATATTTTTGCCACCAAGCGCCTTAAACAAATTGACACTTCTTAATGTCAGATATCCTATGCTCTTCGAACTAAAAAGTCAAGAAAGTGGCAAAGTCACCCATGGTGGTGTTTTAGAATTTATTGCAGAAGAGGGGAGAGTTTACTTGCCACAATGGATGATGGAAACTTTAGAGATCCAACCTGGCTCAGTACTCCAGATATGCTCTACTGATGTTCCTTTGGGCCAGTTTGTGAAGTTGGAACCTCAATCAGTGGATTTCTTAGATATATCTGATCCAAAAGCTGTGCTAGAAAGGGTGCTTAGAAACTTTAGCACCCTAACAATTGACGATATAATTGAAATCAGTTACAATAACAAAGTATACAGAATTCGGATATTAGAAGTGAAACCGGAATCTTCGTCCAAATCCATATGTGTTATTGAAACTGATTTGGTGACCGATTTCGCACCGCCAGTTGGATATGTTGAACCGGATTATAAatctcaaaagaaacagaCTCCTAGTTTTGATCCATCTATTAAAGGCTTGGGAAGTATGTCAAAAAGAATCAACTATGCTGAAATTTTGGATCCAACGGATAAGGACAAAAGTTTTCATGGAGAAGGTCAAAAACTCTCTGGCAAAGCCATTAAACCGAAGGAAGATGatataaaagaaatcagCGTATCTCTTGACGGAAATCCAGCACCACTTAATTTGCCAGAGGGCCAATTGTTCTTTGGCTTTCCGTATGTTCCTCCTAAATCTGATGATGGAGaggataatgaaattgcCAGCTCAAAAGTTTTCCAAGGAGAGGGCAAATCATTGCGACAAAGCGCCAAACGCAAAGACAAAGGCTCTCATCAAGGTTCTAAAACAAAAGCTCCGAAAAGCCCAGAAGTTATAGAAATAGATTAA
- a CDS encoding uncharacterized protein (similar to uniprot|P53120 Saccharomyces cerevisiae YGL140C Hypothetical ORF) encodes MKGSSSLKNGYAKFQRYFPCDKVLAKRIFKSTVHSTVALIFCLIPKVRERLGNEPAMLPLISVMVHPGRRVGGTIQGAIYCITGLIFGLAFSLLGRFLAQRCLGSTWNILDEKEQLVSNYNSYRSGLAILSVFEVIMLFVHGWMRSVSHHYFGIVFPLFLVVHFAFLAPLSNSAAAIANSFSTPFYLGIAMSLFWNLTLFPEFGSTYLGNTTVYTLNEIHHSLNNAINFFLSIDEESKKLYAADTVSSAKLLKMKDNVAKKVSACSAVTEECIYEISYSYMSPTELKPVTSRFKDLAIYVNAIINACQLEFMLLGHTHNEHDLLNIDTEKEIRHADAAKLTKVLLKVRIHIFRLHKTLSDCFYLVKVILARDFDVQLDKVRIPKAFEMDDFPQFKNRDDLPMHIDTEMYINKLVKALVQFDLSFREELSNIDADLLEPNDEMFLLASFLMNFKEITNTIISIMKSVKEMHIKRMEREEKGWFRGKSIWFVALHNRASFIDWFYGSQRRAQRGTENDSLGGGHSIHFNPETVPLRPDYEEDELLSQQASSHVNLNESESSGPVLPKNNTDNSTEDITSPSQGFISVCNRWFKKLLLSINRFYKSSRNHFRFGLQVTVALMLASFPMFVPESRNWYVNIHGAWIGFVCILCLEPSVGGTFWVFFLRGVGVIAGAAWGYLSYVAGINQTNPYLEVIITIFGAVPGFYFLLGSPYIKAAIIQIISIYIVMLAAILPGSIKGSILQNFAKRCLAVGYGGGVALVVQVTLFPITARDQLNAEIAFSVGCLAEMETLYAAGIEGEALKLSLSDEKYERFRKLSEATKSALSRATSYKGLTRQEPRLKGEYTELENVFTQIIFILKQVVERLDNSVLLRRQYGSAIAEELNSIVYPYRRQFVASIVNILRAVQEAIINKTPMPQYLPSSRIAHRRLINKVRETLKIRYGTQLHKPNTSENSGESYLRKNGNIYNLSDSSESDEDLGLIMKPKRNINVNMKERQFILKEKFLSWSASSSASEEIIEYIEELVELTKILVGVNEFKYGFLSRPLYEDWAAEAVVGFADFVNHTQAPRKPPTRGRELDEDVPSENEMQSLDEDAVESNSDVEAIQPVALPTDEHVSRTLARMATNTTQHSHGESSSKWRRRAYSIGSGMGTDDLNSLTKVHTLGEANIAYYDEDRSSEEEDELPLVLKRIVSHKK; translated from the coding sequence ATGAAAGGTTCATCTAGTTTAAAGAATGGGTATGCAAAATTTCAGCGGTACTTCCCATGTGATAAGGTACTTGCCAAGAGGATCTTTAAGTCGACGGTTCACTCCACGGTTGCCTTAATTTTCTGTTTAATCCCTAAGGTACGAGAAAGATTGGGAAATGAACCTGCGATGCTACCTTTGATATCAGTCATGGTCCACCCGGGTCGTCGTGTTGGTGGAACTATACAGGGGGCTATATACTGTATCACAGGGTTAATCTTTGGGCTAgctttttctcttctagGGAGGTTTTTGGCGCAAAGGTGCTTGGGGTCTACATGGAATATCTTAGATGAGAAAGAACAGTTAGTTTCAAACTATAATAGCTACAGATCTGGATTAGCAATTTTATCCGTTTTCGAAGTAATCATGCTTTTCGTTCATGGATGGATGAGATCTGTTTCCCATCATTATTTTGGCATAGTATTCCCCTTATTTCTAGTGGTTCATTTCGCATTTCTAGCTCCGCTATCTAATTCTGCAGCTGCAATTGCAAATTCCTTTAGTACACCTTTCTATTTAGGTATTGCTATGTCCTTGTTCTGGAATCTTACATTGTTCCCAGAGTTTGGTAGTACGTATTTAGGTAACACGACAGTGTATACCTTAAACGAAATCCACCATTCCCTCAACAACGCgattaatttcttcttatccATTGATGAAGAGTCCAAAAAATTGTATGCAGCAGATACAGTTTCATCGGCtaaacttttgaagatgaaggaTAATGTTGCCAAGAAAGTTTCGGCATGTTCAGCTGTTACGGAAGAATGTATTTACGAAATTTCTTATTCATACATGTCGCCAACTGAATTGAAACCAGTTACATCTCGATTCAAAGATCTTGCAATTTACGTTAATGCAATCATCAACGCCTGTCAATTAGAGTTTATGCTTCTTGGTCATACTCACAACGAGCACGACCTTCTTAATATTGATactgaaaaggaaattcGTCATGCAGATGCAGCTAAATTGACAAAAGTCTTGTTAAAAGTGAGAATTCATATCTTTCGTTTGCATAAAACTTTAAGTGACTGCTTTTATTTGGTAAAAGTTATTCTTGCTAGGGATTTTGATGTTCAACTTGATAAAGTTCGCATCCCAAAAGCATTTGAAATGGATGATTTTCCTCAATTCAAGAATCGGGACGATTTGCCAATGCATATCGACACAGAAATGTATATCAATAAGTTGGTCAAAGCCTTGGTTCAGTTTGATCTTTCTTTCAGAGAAGAGTTAAGCAATATTGATGCAGATTTATTAGAACCAAATGACGAGATGTTCTTGTTAGCCTCATTCTTAatgaatttcaaagaaattacAAACACCATTATTTCAATTATGAAATCAGTCAAGGAAATGCATATCAAACGTATGGAAAGAGAGGAAAAAGGTTGGTTTAGAGGGAAATCAATATGGTTTGTGGCTTTGCATAATCGTGCCAGCTTTATTGATTGGTTTTATGGCTCTCAAAGGAGAGCTCAAAGAGGAACAGAGAATGACAGTTTGGGCGGAGGTCATTCCATTCATTTTAATCCCGAAACCGTACCATTGAGACCAGActatgaagaagatgaactTTTATCTCAGCAAGCGTCAAGCCACGTTAATTTAAACGAATCTGAAAGTTCTGGACCTGTTTTGCCAAAGAATAATACTGATAACTCAACAGAAGATATAACTAGCCCCTCTCAAGGTTTTATATCCGTTTGCAACAGGTGGTTCAAAAAACTATTATTAAGTATCAATAGATTTTACAAATCCTCAAGGAATCATTTCCGTTTTGGTTTACAAGTAACGGTTGCTTTGATGCTTGCCTCCTTTCCAATGTTTGTTCCAGAGTCGAGAAACTGGTATGTCAACATACACGGTGCATGGATTGGATTCGTATGCATCTTATGTCTTGAGCCTTCGGTTGGTGGTACGTTCTgggttttctttcttcgtGGAGTCGGTGTAATTGCAGGTGCTGCATGGGGTTATCTTTCGTACGTTGCTGGAATAAATCAGACGAACCCTTATTTGGAAGTCATTATAACAATTTTTGGAGCAGTTCCAGGCTTTTACTTTCTCTTGGGTTCCCCATACATCAAGGCTGCGatcattcaaattattagtatatatattgtGATGTTGGCTGCCATTTTACCTGGTTCTATAAAaggttcaattcttcagaACTTCGCAAAGCGTTGTTTAGCTGTAGGATACGGTGGAGGAGTTGCGCTTGTGGTACAAGTCACATTATTTCCTATTACAGCTAGGGATCAGCTCAACGCAGAAATAGCGTTTTCAGTCGGATGCTTAGCTGAAATGGAAACATTGTATGCGGCTGGTATTGAGGGAGAAGCACTAAAACTCTCTCTATCAGATGAAAAGTATGAAAGGTTCAGAAAGCTCTCAGAGGCTACCAAGTCAGCCCTAAGTCGTGCCACATCATACAAAGGATTGACTAGACAGGAACCTAGATTAAAAGGTGAATATACAGAGCTTGAAAATGTCTTCACTCAAATCATATTCATTTTGAAACAAGTTGTTGAGAGGTTAGATAATAGCGTCCTTTTAAGACGACAATATGGAAGTGCAATTGCTGAAGAGCTAAATTCTATTGTCTATCCGTATAGAAGACAATTTGTCGCTTCGATCGTTAATATATTAAGAGCCGTCCAGGAGGCGATAATCAATAAAACACCAATGCCTCAGTATCTTCCAAGTTCTAGGATAGCTCATCGGAGACTTATTAATAAAGTTCGAgaaacattgaaaattaGATATGGGACACAGCTCCATAAGCCCAACACGTCTGAAAATTCTGGAGAGAGTTATTTACGCAAGAATGGTAACATTTACAATTTGTCAGATTCATCAGAATCCGACGAAGATCTTggtttgataatgaaacCCAAGCGTAATATTAATGTCAATATGAAAGAAAGGCAATTTATCcttaaagaaaaattctTAAGTTGGAGTGCCTCCAGTTCAGCCAGCgaagaaattattgaatatattgaagaattggttgAATTGACAAAAATTCTTGTCGGTGTCAATGAGTTCAAATATGGATTTCTATCACGTCCTTTATATGAAGATTGGGCTGCAGAAGCTGTTGTTGGATTTGCAGATTTTGTGAACCACACGCAAGCTCCTCGAAAACCACCGACTAGAGGCAGAGAGttagatgaagatgttccctctgaaaatgaaatgCAGTCTCTTGATGAGGATGCCGTTGAGTCTAACAGTGATGTGGAAGCTATTCAGCCTGTTGCGTTGCCAACAGATGAACAtgtttcaagaactttgGCCAGAATGGCAACTAACACCACCCAGCATTCTCACGGtgaatcttcttccaaatggAGGCGCAGAGCTTATTCTATTGGCTCTGGAATGGGAACCGACGACTTGAATAGCTTGACCAAGGTTCATACTTTAGGCGAAGCCAACATAGCGTATTATGATGAAGACAGATCTAGTGAAGAGGAGGATGAATTGCCGTTGGtactgaaaagaattgtTAGTCATAAAAAATAA
- the PDR17 gene encoding phosphatidylinositol transporter (similar to uniprot|P53844 Saccharomyces cerevisiae YNL264C PDR17 Phosphatidylinositol transfer protein (PITP) downregulates Plb1p-mediated turnover of phosphatidylcholine found in the cytosol and microsomes homologous to Pdr16p deletion affects phospholipid composition), with amino-acid sequence MRLFQRKGNDLIRQPADLIPCDTFISDPPLRYTKPHRQPELDNEQQVIYHAVLQHFSDPQLRLPVNGHAEDLQDSNNYSTLGDWEKFWLSRECILRYLRATAWNAEQTIRRLHNTLLWRRQFGLADYANLKETATSVANENDTGKISLLGYDRKSQLVLILKNGRQNTDPSFEQIRQIVWFLEAASILAPKGTECWTLIIDLKNHHIDNGGTRSLYEYPPLSLAKQVINIFQDHYPERLYKCLICNVPNSAWTFLKLVYPLIEPEPRKKILYNDPLEIHIESDQLGAEYGGRLDFNYDNSIYWPDLIQTVESRKKVQYEKFEALGANVGIREFEIKRNT; translated from the coding sequence ATGAGGTTATTCCAGCGAAAGGGAAATGACCTAATCAGACAACCTGCAGATCTAATTCCATGTGATACGTTCATTTCTGATCCACCACTGCGATATACAAAACCGCATCGACAACCAGAGTTAGACAATGAGCAACAAGTGATATACCATGCTGTACTGCAACACTTCAGTGATCCGCAGTTGCGTTTGCCTGTAAATGGACATGCGGAAGATCTACAGGACTCAAATAACTATTCAACGTTAGGAGACTGGGAGAAATTCTGGCTTTCGAGGGAGTGTATCCTGAGATATCTGAGGGCAACCGCTTGGAATGCTGAACAAACTATTAGAAGGTTGCATAACACGTTACTATGGAGAAGGCAGTTCGGATTGGCTGATTATGCAAATCTAAAAGAAACAGCCACCTCCGTTGccaatgaaaatgatacTGGTAAGATATCATTACTTGGATATGACAGGAAGAGTCAATTAGTACTTATACTGAAGAACGGCAGACAAAACACAGATCCAAGCTTTGAACAAATTCGACAGATTGTTTGGTTTTTAGAAGCTGCATCGATACTTGCTCCTAAAGGTACGGAATGCTGGACACTAATCATCGATCTTAAAAATCATCATATAGACAACGGTGGAACCCGTTCCCTATACGAATACCCACCACTCTCTCTTGCGAAGCAAGTGATCaatatatttcaagatcattATCCAGAAAGACTATACAAATGTTTAATCTGCAATGTCCCAAATTCTGCGTGGACATTCTTGAAATTAGTGTACCCACTAATAGAACCCGAaccaagaaagaaaatccTTTATAATGACCCCCTTGAAATCCATATAGAATCAGATCAATTGGGTGCTGAATACGGTGGTAGATTGGATTTCAATTACGATAACTCGATTTACTGGCCGGATTTAATACAGACCGTtgaatcaagaaagaaagtaCAATACGAAAAGTTTGAAGCCTTGGGTGCAAACGTTGGGATaagagaatttgaaataaagaGAAATACTTAA